CTCAAACCACGGCCAGTCGGCTTCCGGCGTGCGGTCATCCGTCGACTTGTCGAAGCGCGGCAGGGCGAGGCTTTCGCCGGCCCGCAGCGCCGCCAGCACCGACATCCCGAGCGCACGGTCGTGGGTGCCTGGAGGTCCGCGGGTGGCCAGCAGGGGATGAACGTCTCGAGCGAGGATCTGGCGCTCGGCATGAGTGAGGTAAAGGTCGTCGATCGATAGGCTGGCGACCCGCAGGCCGTGCCCGCGCAGGAGGTCGGAGAGAACCTCGCAGGCCGTGCTCTTGCCGCTGCCCTGAGGCCCGGAAAGCCCGACCATGAAGGGCCTCTGGCGGCGTCGCTCCAGGATCAACTGGGCCAGCGGCCGCAGCGCGATATCGACCGTCGCTGCGTAGTTCCTGGGCCAGCCGGCCTCAGACTCCGTCGGCAAGCACGCACCGGTTGCGGCCCGTTCGTTTGGCCGCGTAGAGGGCCACGTCGGCGGTGGCGAGCCATGCCTCGCAGGAGGCGGTCAGTGGATCGCCAAGAGCGACGCCAAAGCTGGCGGTCACCGCCTGCGGAAGCGTTCCCATCTGCAGGCGCTCGAGGCCCGCACGCACGGTTTCGGCGAAGGCCAGCGCATTGTCGGCGGCTGCTGCGTCGCCGGTCAGTAGGATGGCGAACTCCTCACCCCCCAGTCGGCCGACCATGCACCCGGCCGGAACAAGGTCGCGGCAGTGCTTCGCGATGGCTTTCAGCACGAGATCGCCCATGGGATGGCCGTAGGTGTCGTTGATCGATTTGAAATGATCGGCGTCGAGCAGAATCATCGCGCAGGGGACAGCATCGCTCCGCAGTCTGGCGAGGGCCTTGTCGCCTTCGATGAGGAAGCCGCGGCGCGTCATCGCCCCGGTCAGGCCGTCGCTCTGGGCTATGACCCTCAGCTCCAGTTCGTCGACGATCATTGAGGCGAGGGTGGACAACATTGCCAACTGGCTGGCGTCGAACACCCGGGGCACCGTATCGATGGCGCAGAGCGATCCGACATTATAGCCGTCTGGCGTCGACAGCGGCGCGCCGAGGTAGCTGCGAATGTGCGGGGGCCCGACGACCAGAGGGTTCTCTGCGAACCGTACGTCAGTCAGGGCGTCGCCGACGTTCATCGTTTCGCGCTGCTGGATCGTGTGGGTGCAGAAGGAGACGCCACGGCTGGTTTCCGAATCGCCGATGCCTTGGCGAGACTTGAACCACTGTCGATCCTGGTCGATGAGCGAGACGGCGGACATGGGCACATTCAGGACCGACTGCACGAGCTGTGTGATCCGGTCGAAAGACGGCTCTGGCATGGTGTCGAGCACATTATAGCGTTGCAGAGCCGCCAAGCGACCTTGCTCGTCCATCAGCTTCGCATCGTTCATCAACTAGCCTTGCCGCCGGACCGCCGGCTTTCAATCATCTGAGACTATTTGAGCATGGCCGCTCGCACACGCAACACGTGTGGCGTCGCCGCGGCGGCGATTCGCCGATCATTGCGACATCGCGGCGAAGCAAACTGTGAAACCCTGGTGGACGCGGCTGGGATCGAACCAGCGACCCCTACGATGTCAACGTAGTGCTCTCCCGCTGAGCTACGCGTCCTTGGGTCCAGGGAGGGCGGATATACAGAGGCGTTGCGCGCTTAGCAACCCGCCAGCGCGGCCTTGCTAAGCTCAAGCGCGCAGCGTTGTATGCCCTCATCATGGAAGACTGCGAATCTATCGCAAACGAAGGCGACCAGACGCCGAACGCCGCCTTTGACGTGCGTCGCGCGGCGCGAGCAGGCGAGGCTGCGCCAACACCGCTGGTCTTCGCTTCACCCCATTCTGGCCGGGACTATCCTGACGACATGGGATCCGCACTCGATCCGCGGAACCTGCGGTTGTCGGAAGACGCCTTCGTCGACGACTTGATCGAGGCCGCTCCAGCGATGGGCGTCGCGGTCATCGCCGCCCGTCTGGGCCGCGCCTACATCGACATGAACCGCGAGGCCTTTGAACTCGATCCGGCCATGTTCGCCGATGAACTGCCCGCCCACGCGAAGCCGCGTACGGCGCGCGTCGCCGCCGGCCTGGGCTCGATCGCCAAGGTCGTCGCCGAGGGCAAGGAGATCTATGCGCGCAAGCTGATGTTCGCCGAGGCGCGTGACCGTATCGAAAGCGCGCATCAGCCCTATCACGCTGCTTTGGAACAGCTACTGGAAGAGGCGCGCGCGGCGCACGGCTTCGCCGTGCTGATCGACTGGCATTCAATGCCCGCCGCCGCCGCCCGCGGCGCGACGCGGGAGAGGCCCTGCGATATGGTGCTGGGCGACCGGTTCGGTGCGGCTTGCTCGAACCTGGTGACCAGCCTGATCGAGCGCGAGTTGGAGGCCATGGGCTATCGGCTGGCGCGTAACGCGCCCTACGCCGGCGGCTACACGACAGAGCACTACGGCCGCCCCGCTCAGGGCGTCCACGCGCTGCAGATCGAGATCAACCGGGGCCTGTATCTGGATGAAAAGGCGCTAAAGCCGACGGCGGGGTTCGCCAAGCTGAAGAGCCGCCTCGAAACCTTGACCCAGACCTTGGTGGCGACCGACTGGGCGGAACTCGCTCCCTGAGCTGCGAGCCAGCTTCGCCCGCGAGTTTTTCAGGCGCCGGCCGTTTTCCGATCCGCGGACCAGACAGGCTTCAGACCAAAAAAAAGCCGCGCCACTGTCACAAGGACGGGGCGCGGCAAGTCATTAGGGAGGAAACGCCCAGGAAGGGCAGAGGCGTCAGCGACGCCTCACAACTTCCTTATACGGTGCGGCGCACAACGAAACAAGCAGAAAATTTCACCATTTCGATCGATCAAATTTCGAACTATATAAAATCCAATATTAACAGTTACTTGTTCGAAATTAGCGCCGTTTAGATTGAATTTTGCGCTGCACAATGGAATGGAGCGTGCGGTGCAGCGAAATGCGAATCTGCGGCAGGGGTGGCTTCAGAGGCCCGTCTCGTCTAAAAGCCCGCGTCTTCTCAAAAATTCGCACGCGCCCAAAGCCCTGCCCGGACCCTGGACTTCCCATGTCGCTTCGCAACATCGCCATCATCGCCCACGTCGACCACGGCAAGACGACCCTCGTGGATCAGCTGCTCGCCCAGTCAGGCGTTTTCCGAGCCAATGAGGCTACGGTGGAACGCGCCATGGACTCCAATGATCAGGAGCGCGAGCGCGGGATCACCATCCTGGCGAAGTGCACCAGCGTGCTCTGGCACGGCGAGCAGGGCGAGACCCGCATCAACATTATTGACACCCCTGGTCACGCCGACTTCGGCGGCGAGGTCGAGCGGATCCTCGGCATGGTGGACGGCTGCGTCCTGCTGGTGGACGCCGAAGAAGGCGTGATGCCGCAGACGAAGTTCGTGCTGGGCAAGGCGTTGAAAATGGGGCTGCGCCCGATCGTCTGCCTGAACAAGGTCGACCGCGCCCACGCCGAT
This is a stretch of genomic DNA from Phenylobacterium immobile (ATCC 35973). It encodes these proteins:
- a CDS encoding sensor domain-containing diguanylate cyclase; this encodes MNDAKLMDEQGRLAALQRYNVLDTMPEPSFDRITQLVQSVLNVPMSAVSLIDQDRQWFKSRQGIGDSETSRGVSFCTHTIQQRETMNVGDALTDVRFAENPLVVGPPHIRSYLGAPLSTPDGYNVGSLCAIDTVPRVFDASQLAMLSTLASMIVDELELRVIAQSDGLTGAMTRRGFLIEGDKALARLRSDAVPCAMILLDADHFKSINDTYGHPMGDLVLKAIAKHCRDLVPAGCMVGRLGGEEFAILLTGDAAAADNALAFAETVRAGLERLQMGTLPQAVTASFGVALGDPLTASCEAWLATADVALYAAKRTGRNRCVLADGV
- a CDS encoding N-formylglutamate amidohydrolase codes for the protein MEDCESIANEGDQTPNAAFDVRRAARAGEAAPTPLVFASPHSGRDYPDDMGSALDPRNLRLSEDAFVDDLIEAAPAMGVAVIAARLGRAYIDMNREAFELDPAMFADELPAHAKPRTARVAAGLGSIAKVVAEGKEIYARKLMFAEARDRIESAHQPYHAALEQLLEEARAAHGFAVLIDWHSMPAAAARGATRERPCDMVLGDRFGAACSNLVTSLIERELEAMGYRLARNAPYAGGYTTEHYGRPAQGVHALQIEINRGLYLDEKALKPTAGFAKLKSRLETLTQTLVATDWAELAP